One part of the Arabidopsis thaliana chromosome 4, partial sequence genome encodes these proteins:
- the PANK2 gene encoding pantothenate kinase 2 (pantothenate kinase 2 (PANK2); FUNCTIONS IN: protein binding, pantothenate kinase activity; INVOLVED IN: coenzyme A biosynthetic process; EXPRESSED IN: 23 plant structures; EXPRESSED DURING: 14 growth stages; CONTAINS InterPro DOMAIN/s: Fumble (InterPro:IPR011602), Domain of unknown function DUF89 (InterPro:IPR002791), Pantothenate kinase, acetyl-CoA regulated, two-domain type (InterPro:IPR015844), Eukaryotic pantothenate kinase (InterPro:IPR004567); BEST Arabidopsis thaliana protein match is: pantothenate kinase 1 (TAIR:AT1G60440.1); Has 35333 Blast hits to 34131 proteins in 2444 species: Archae - 798; Bacteria - 22429; Metazoa - 974; Fungi - 991; Plants - 531; Viruses - 0; Other Eukaryotes - 9610 (source: NCBI BLink).): MAGQEDEYDPILDNKREAEAKSQVSVAADKNMAPSTSGTPIHRSGSRPQLDLSKAEIQGNLEERDPTILLPNQSDDISHLALDIGGSLIKLLYFSRHEDYSNDDDKRKRTIKERLGITNGNLRSYPVLGGRLHFVKFETHKINECLDFIHSKQLHRRDPYPWSSKTLPLGTGVIKVTGGGAFKFADLFKERLGVSIEKEDEMHCLVSGANFLLKAIRHEAFTHMEGEKEFVQIDPNDLYPYLLVNVGSGVSIIKVDGEGKFERVSGTNVGGGTYWGLGRLLTKCKSFDELLELSQKGDNSAIDMLVGDIYGGMDYSKIGLSASTIASSFGKAISENKELDDYRPEDISLSLLRMISYNIGQISYLNALRFGLKRIFFGGFFIRGHAYTMDTISFAVHFWSKGEMQAMFLRHEGFLGALGAFMSYEKHGLDDLMSHQLVERFPMGAPYTGGNIHGPPLGDLDEKISWMEKFVRRGTEITAPVPMTPSKTTGLGGFEVPSSRGSALRSDASALNVGVLHLVPTLEVFPLLADPKTYEPNTIDLSDQGEREYWLKVLSEHLPDLVDTAVASEGGTEDAKRRGDAFARAFSAHLARLMEEPAAYGKLGLANLLELREECLREFQFVDAYRSIKQRENEASLAVLPDLLEELDSMSEEARLLTLIEGVLAANIFDWGSRACVDLYHKGTIIEIYRMSRNKMQRPWRVDDFDAFKERMLGSGGKQPHRHKRALLFVDNSGADVILGMLPLAREFLRRGTEVVLVANSLPALNDVTAMELPDIVAGAAKV; encoded by the exons atggcggGTCAAGAGGATGAGTATGATCCAATTCTTGACAATAAAagagaagctgaagcaaaatCTCAGGTTTCTGTTGCTGCTGATAAAAATATGGCTCCTTCTACTTCTGGTACTCCGATCCACAGATCAGGCTCTAGACCTCAGCTTGATCTAAGCAAAGCCGAAATTCAGGGGAACCTCGAGGAGAGAGATCCCACCATTTTATTGCCTAATCAGTCTGATGATATCTCTCATTTGGCTCTTGATATCGGAG GTTCTTTGATAAAGTTGTTGTATTTTTCACGACATGAGGACTACtctaatgatgatgataagcgGAAGAGGACGATCAAGGAGAGATTGGGTATTACCAATGGCAACTTGAGAAGTTATCCTGTTCTTGGTGGTAGACTTCATTTTGTCAAGTTTGAGACTCACAAAATTAATGAGTGCTTGGATTTTATTCATTCCAAGCAGCTTCATCGCCGAG ATCCTTATCCTTGGAGTTCAAAGACCTTGCCTTTGGGGACTGGTGTTATCAAG GTCACAGGTGGCGGGGCATTTAAATTTGCAGACTTGTTCAAGGAACGGCTGGGCGTTAGtattgagaaagaagatgaaatgcATTGTCTTGTTTCTGGAGCAAATTTTTTGCTCAAG GCTATTCGACATGAAGCCTTTACGCACATGGAGGGTGAGAAAGAATTTGTACAGATAGATCCCAATGACTTGTATCCTTATCTTCTTGTGAACGTTGGATCTGGTGTTAGCATAATCAAG GTTGATGGTGAAGGAAAGTTTGAACGTGTGAGTGGAACTAATGTTGGCGGTGGTACCTATTGGGGCTTAGGAAGACTTCTAACGAAGTGCAAGAG ttttgatGAATTGCTAGAACTCAGCCAAAAGGGAGATAATAGTGCCATTGACATGCTCGTTGGTGATATTTATGGTGGCATGGATTACTCCAAG ATTGGTCTCTCTGCTTCAACAATAGCTTCTAGTTTTGGCAAGGCGATATCTGAAAATAAGGAACTGGACGATTACAGACCTGAAGATATTTCCTTGTCTCTGTTGCGGATGATTTCATACAATATTGGGCAG ATATCGTACTTGAATGCCCTTCGCTTTGGGTTGAAGCGAATATTTTTTGGAGGATTTTTCATAAGGGGTCATGCATATACCATGGATACAATTTCATTTGCTGTACATTTCTG GTCTAAGGGAGAGATGCAAGCTATGTTCTTGAGACATGAAGGTTTTCTGGGTGCTCTAGGTGCGTTCATGAGCTATGAGAAGCACGGATTGGATGATTTAATGTCCCATCAGTTGGTTGAGAGGTTCCCAATGGGTGCACCATATACTGGAGGAAATATTCACGGACCACCACTCGGTGATTTGGACGAGAAG ATTTCGTGGATGGAGAAGTTTGTGCGTAGAGGAACTGAAATAACTGCTCCTGTACCAATGACTCCATCAAAAACGACTGGGCTTGGAGGGTTTGAAGTTCCATCATCCAGAGGTAGTGCTTTAAGATCTGACGCCAGTGCTTTAAATGTTGGTGTTCTCCATCTTGTGCCCACATTGGAGGTGTTCCCATTACTAGCTGATCCGAAAAC GTATGAGCCTAACACGATTGATCTATCAGATCAAGGCGAACGAGA GTACTGGCTCAAAGTTTTGTCCGAGCATTTGCCAGACCTCGTTGATACG GCTGTAGCAAGTGAAGGAGGAACCGAGGATGCGAAAAGGCGGGGTGATGCTTTTGCTCGTGCTTTTTCTGCTCATTTGGCAAG aTTAATGGAGGAGCCAGCTGCATATGGAAAGCTGGGGCTGGCAAATCTCTTGGAACTTAGGGAAGAATGCTTAAGAGAATTCCAGTTTGTTGATGCCTATAGAAGCATCAAGCAAAG GGAGAACGAGGCATCACTTGCTGTTTTACCTGATTTACTTGAGGAGCTTGATTCGATGAGCGAG GAGGCAAGGTTGCTTACACTTATAGAAGGTGTTCTTGCTGCAAACATATTTGACTGGGGATCTCGAGCATGTGTGGATCTATATCACAAAGGAACCATTATTGAAATATACAGAATGAGTCGCAACAAGATGCAGAGACCGTGGAGG GTAGACGATTTTGATGCTTTCAAAGAAAGGATGCTTGGATCTGGAGGTAAGCAGCCTCATCGACATAAAAGAGCATTACTTTTTGTTGATAACTCGGGAGCAGATGTCATTCTTGGGATGCTTCCTCTTGCTCGAGAGTTTCTCCGTCGAGGGACTGAA GTTGTTCTAGTGGCAAACTCTCTTCCTGCTCTTAACGACGTGACCGCTATGGAACTGCCTGATATAGTCGCTGGGGCTGCTAAGGTTTAA
- a CDS encoding PNAS-3-like protein (PNAS-3 related; INVOLVED IN: biological_process unknown; LOCATED IN: endomembrane system; BEST Arabidopsis thaliana protein match is: PNAS-3 related (TAIR:AT2G25355.1); Has 535 Blast hits to 535 proteins in 248 species: Archae - 104; Bacteria - 0; Metazoa - 113; Fungi - 163; Plants - 59; Viruses - 0; Other Eukaryotes - 96 (source: NCBI BLink).), protein MAAKVSVSPTSLLNQIVVPGDVVLDLSNMNNQTIKLGSGLLQDNDAISAMRAGKLSYSKPNKYWLESSHKRYIPRPDDHVLGIVVDSRADNFWVDIKGPQLALLPVLAFEGGTRRNIPKFEVGTLLYLRVVKTNIGMNPELSCTEASGKAALFGPLRDGFMFETSTGLSRMLLNSPTRPVIEALGKKLSFEIAVGLNGRVWVNATAPRIVIIVANAIMNSESLSGTQQRIMVEKLLAIISD, encoded by the exons ATGGCTGCCAAAGTTTCTGTCTCTCCCACAAGCCTCTTAAATCAGATTGTG gTTCCAGGTGATGTTGTTCTTGATTTGTCAAACATGAATAACCAAACAATCAAGCTCGGAAGTGGCCTTCTTCag GATAATGATGCTATCTCTGCCATGAGAGCTGGCAAATTAAGTTACTCCAAGCCTAATAAGTATTGGCTCGAAAGTTCTCATAAACGG tatATACCTCGCCCTGATGATCATGTTCTTGGAATCGTGGTCGATTCTAGGGCAGAT AATTTTTGGGTGGACATTAAAGGACCTCAATTAGCACTTTTGCCAGTTCTTGCATTCGAAGGAGGAACACGAAGAAATATTCCCAAGTTTGAG GTAGGCACTCTGCTTTATCTCCGGGTTGTCAAGACAAACATAGGAATGAATCCGGAGCTGTCTTGTACCGAGG CTAGTGGGAAAGCTGCATTATTTGGACCCTTGAGAGATGGTTTCATGTTTGAAACTTCAACTGGTCTTTCAAGAAT GCTGTTGAATTCACCAACGCGCCCGGTCATTGAGGCTCTTGGAAAGAAACTCTCGTTCGAGATAGCTGTGGGCTTAAATGGCAGAGTTTGGGTAAATGCGACAGCTCCACGTATAGTCATTATCGTGGCCAATGCAATAATGAACTCGGAATCTCTAAGTGGGACTCAGCAGAGAATCATGGTTGAGAAATTGCTCGCGATAATTTCAGACTAA
- the PANK2 gene encoding pantothenate kinase 2 (pantothenate kinase 2 (PANK2); FUNCTIONS IN: protein binding, pantothenate kinase activity; INVOLVED IN: coenzyme A biosynthetic process; EXPRESSED IN: 23 plant structures; EXPRESSED DURING: 14 growth stages; CONTAINS InterPro DOMAIN/s: Fumble (InterPro:IPR011602), Domain of unknown function DUF89 (InterPro:IPR002791), Pantothenate kinase, acetyl-CoA regulated, two-domain type (InterPro:IPR015844), Eukaryotic pantothenate kinase (InterPro:IPR004567); BEST Arabidopsis thaliana protein match is: pantothenate kinase 1 (TAIR:AT1G60440.1); Has 1440 Blast hits to 1407 proteins in 439 species: Archae - 13; Bacteria - 450; Metazoa - 360; Fungi - 145; Plants - 175; Viruses - 0; Other Eukaryotes - 297 (source: NCBI BLink).) — MAGQEDEYDPILDNKREAEAKSQVSVAADKNMAPSTSGTPIHRSGSRPQLDLSKAEIQGNLEERDPTILLPNQSDDISHLALDIGGSLIKLLYFSRHEDYSNDDDKRKRTIKERLGITNGNLRSYPVLGGRLHFVKFETHKINECLDFIHSKQLHRRDPYPWSSKTLPLGTGVIKVTGGGAFKFADLFKERLGVSIEKEDEMHCLVSGANFLLKAIRHEAFTHMEGEKEFVQIDPNDLYPYLLVNVGSGVSIIKVDGEGKFERVSGTNVGGGTYWGLGRLLTKCKSFDELLELSQKGDNSAIDMLVGDIYGGMDYSKIGLSASTIASSFGKAISENKELDDYRPEDISLSLLRMISYNIGQISYLNALRFGLKRIFFGGFFIRGHAYTMDTISFAVHFWSKGEMQAMFLRHEGFLGALGAFMSYEKHGLDDLMSHQLVERFPMGAPYTGGNIHGPPLGDLDEKISWMEKFVRRGTEITAPVPMTPSKTTGLGGFEVPSSRGSALRSDASALNVGVLHLVPTLEVFPLLADPKTYEPNTIDLSDQGEREYWLKVLSEHLPDLVDTAVASEGGTEDAKRRGDAFARAFSAHLARLMEEPAAYGKLGLANLLELREECLREFQFVDAYRSIKQRENEASLAVLPDLLEELDSMSEEARLLTLIEGVLAANIFDWGSRACVDLYHKGTIIEIYRMSRNKMQRPWRVDDFDAFKERMLGSGGKQPHRHKRALLFVDNSGADVILGMLPLAREFLRRGTEVVLVANSLPALNDVTAMELPDIVAGAAKHCDILRRAAEMGGLLVDAMVNPGDGSKKDSTSAPLMVVENGCGSPCIDLRQVSSELAAAAKDADLVVLEGMGRALHTNFNAQFQCEALKLAMVKNQRLAEKLIKGNIYDCVCRYEPPSL; from the exons atggcggGTCAAGAGGATGAGTATGATCCAATTCTTGACAATAAAagagaagctgaagcaaaatCTCAGGTTTCTGTTGCTGCTGATAAAAATATGGCTCCTTCTACTTCTGGTACTCCGATCCACAGATCAGGCTCTAGACCTCAGCTTGATCTAAGCAAAGCCGAAATTCAGGGGAACCTCGAGGAGAGAGATCCCACCATTTTATTGCCTAATCAGTCTGATGATATCTCTCATTTGGCTCTTGATATCGGAG GTTCTTTGATAAAGTTGTTGTATTTTTCACGACATGAGGACTACtctaatgatgatgataagcgGAAGAGGACGATCAAGGAGAGATTGGGTATTACCAATGGCAACTTGAGAAGTTATCCTGTTCTTGGTGGTAGACTTCATTTTGTCAAGTTTGAGACTCACAAAATTAATGAGTGCTTGGATTTTATTCATTCCAAGCAGCTTCATCGCCGAG ATCCTTATCCTTGGAGTTCAAAGACCTTGCCTTTGGGGACTGGTGTTATCAAG GTCACAGGTGGCGGGGCATTTAAATTTGCAGACTTGTTCAAGGAACGGCTGGGCGTTAGtattgagaaagaagatgaaatgcATTGTCTTGTTTCTGGAGCAAATTTTTTGCTCAAG GCTATTCGACATGAAGCCTTTACGCACATGGAGGGTGAGAAAGAATTTGTACAGATAGATCCCAATGACTTGTATCCTTATCTTCTTGTGAACGTTGGATCTGGTGTTAGCATAATCAAG GTTGATGGTGAAGGAAAGTTTGAACGTGTGAGTGGAACTAATGTTGGCGGTGGTACCTATTGGGGCTTAGGAAGACTTCTAACGAAGTGCAAGAG ttttgatGAATTGCTAGAACTCAGCCAAAAGGGAGATAATAGTGCCATTGACATGCTCGTTGGTGATATTTATGGTGGCATGGATTACTCCAAG ATTGGTCTCTCTGCTTCAACAATAGCTTCTAGTTTTGGCAAGGCGATATCTGAAAATAAGGAACTGGACGATTACAGACCTGAAGATATTTCCTTGTCTCTGTTGCGGATGATTTCATACAATATTGGGCAG ATATCGTACTTGAATGCCCTTCGCTTTGGGTTGAAGCGAATATTTTTTGGAGGATTTTTCATAAGGGGTCATGCATATACCATGGATACAATTTCATTTGCTGTACATTTCTG GTCTAAGGGAGAGATGCAAGCTATGTTCTTGAGACATGAAGGTTTTCTGGGTGCTCTAGGTGCGTTCATGAGCTATGAGAAGCACGGATTGGATGATTTAATGTCCCATCAGTTGGTTGAGAGGTTCCCAATGGGTGCACCATATACTGGAGGAAATATTCACGGACCACCACTCGGTGATTTGGACGAGAAG ATTTCGTGGATGGAGAAGTTTGTGCGTAGAGGAACTGAAATAACTGCTCCTGTACCAATGACTCCATCAAAAACGACTGGGCTTGGAGGGTTTGAAGTTCCATCATCCAGAGGTAGTGCTTTAAGATCTGACGCCAGTGCTTTAAATGTTGGTGTTCTCCATCTTGTGCCCACATTGGAGGTGTTCCCATTACTAGCTGATCCGAAAAC GTATGAGCCTAACACGATTGATCTATCAGATCAAGGCGAACGAGA GTACTGGCTCAAAGTTTTGTCCGAGCATTTGCCAGACCTCGTTGATACG GCTGTAGCAAGTGAAGGAGGAACCGAGGATGCGAAAAGGCGGGGTGATGCTTTTGCTCGTGCTTTTTCTGCTCATTTGGCAAG aTTAATGGAGGAGCCAGCTGCATATGGAAAGCTGGGGCTGGCAAATCTCTTGGAACTTAGGGAAGAATGCTTAAGAGAATTCCAGTTTGTTGATGCCTATAGAAGCATCAAGCAAAG GGAGAACGAGGCATCACTTGCTGTTTTACCTGATTTACTTGAGGAGCTTGATTCGATGAGCGAG GAGGCAAGGTTGCTTACACTTATAGAAGGTGTTCTTGCTGCAAACATATTTGACTGGGGATCTCGAGCATGTGTGGATCTATATCACAAAGGAACCATTATTGAAATATACAGAATGAGTCGCAACAAGATGCAGAGACCGTGGAGG GTAGACGATTTTGATGCTTTCAAAGAAAGGATGCTTGGATCTGGAGGTAAGCAGCCTCATCGACATAAAAGAGCATTACTTTTTGTTGATAACTCGGGAGCAGATGTCATTCTTGGGATGCTTCCTCTTGCTCGAGAGTTTCTCCGTCGAGGGACTGAA GTTGTTCTAGTGGCAAACTCTCTTCCTGCTCTTAACGACGTGACCGCTATGGAACTGCCTGATATAGTCGCTGGGGCTGCTAAG CACTGTGACATCTTGAGGAGAGCGGCAGAAATGGGAGGCTTACTTGTGGATGCGATGGTAAATCCAGGGGATGGATCAAAGAAGGATTCAACGTCAGCACCATTGATGGTTGTTGAAAATGGATGTGGAAGTCCTTGTATCGACCTCAGACAAGTCAGCTCTGAGCTTGCAGCCGCTGCCAAAGACGCTGATCTT GTTGTCTTGGAAGGTATGGGAAGAGCACTTCACACCAACTTCAACGCTCAATTCCAATGCGAGGCTCTCAAG CTAGCAATGGTTAAAAATCAGAGATTGGCTGAGAAGTTGATAAAAGGAAACATATATGATTGTGTATGCAGATACGAGCCTCCCTCGCTTTAA
- the CYP96A2 gene encoding cytochrome P450, family 96, subfamily A, polypeptide 2 (''cytochrome P450, family 96, subfamily A, polypeptide 2'' (CYP96A2); FUNCTIONS IN: electron carrier activity, monooxygenase activity, iron ion binding, oxygen binding, heme binding; INVOLVED IN: oxidation reduction; LOCATED IN: endomembrane system; EXPRESSED IN: petal, embryo, leaf whorl, sepal, pedicel; EXPRESSED DURING: 4 anthesis, C globular stage, petal differentiation and expansion stage; CONTAINS InterPro DOMAIN/s: Cytochrome P450 (InterPro:IPR001128), Cytochrome P450, E-class, group I (InterPro:IPR002401), Cytochrome P450, conserved site (InterPro:IPR017972); BEST Arabidopsis thaliana protein match is: cytochrome P450, family 96, subfamily A, polypeptide 11 (TAIR:AT4G39500.1); Has 28553 Blast hits to 28473 proteins in 1465 species: Archae - 45; Bacteria - 2549; Metazoa - 10666; Fungi - 6259; Plants - 7801; Viruses - 3; Other Eukaryotes - 1230 (source: NCBI BLink).) — protein sequence MASISLLQVSVAILCFLILHYFLFKKPHGRYPRNWPVLRMLPAMLKALHRIYDYSVKILETSDLTFPFKGPRFTGMDMLLTVDPANIHHIMSSNFSNYIKGPEFQDVFDVLGDSFITTDSELWKNMRKSYQAMLHSQEFQRFSMSTMTSKLKYGLVPLLNHFAEEGTTLDLQSVFGRFTFDTIFILVTGSDPRSLSIEMPEDEFAKALDDVGEGILYRHFKPRFLWKLQNWIGFGQEKKLTEANATFDRVCAKYISAKREEIKRSQGTSNGGSQDLLTSFIKLDTTKYKLLNPSDDKFLRDNILAFILAGRDTTATALSWFFWLLSENPHVVAKIHQEININTDLSRTGNSQENVDKLVYLHGALCEAMRLYPPVSFGRKSPIKSDVLPSGHKVDANSKIIICLYALGRMRAVWGEDASQFKPERWISENGGIKHEPSFKFLSFNAGPRTCLGKHLAMTQMKIVAVEILRNYDIKVLQGQKIVPALGFILSMKHGLQITVTKRCSA from the coding sequence ATGGCTTCAATAAGCTTACTTCAAGTTTCCGTAGCTATCCTTTGCTTTCTCATCCTTCATTACTTTCTCTTCAAGAAACCTCATGGCCGGTACCCTAGGAACTGGCCGGTTCTCCGGATGCTACCCGCTATGCTCAAGGCGCTTCACCGAATCTACGACTACAGCGTGAAGATTCTCGAAACCTCTGACTTGACCTTTCCATTCAAAGGACCGCGGTTCACAGGAATGGATATGTTGCTCACGGTTGATCCAGCTAACATTCATCATATAATGAGCTCAAATTTCTCAAACTACATCAAAGGACCGGAGTTCCAAGATGTTTTTGATGTGTTAGGAGACAGTTTCATCACCACGGACTCGGAGCTATGGAAGAATATGAGGAAATCTTATCAAGCCATGCTCCATAGTCAAGAGTTTCAAAGGTTTTCAATGAGTACCATGACAAGTAAACTCAAGTACGGTCTTGTTCCCCTTCTTAATCATTTTGCTGAGGAAGGAACAACTCTTGACTTGCAAAGCGTCTTCGGGAGGTTCACTTTCGATACAATTTTCATCCTTGTAACTGGTTCTGATCCTAGATCTCTCTCCATTGAAATGCCTGAAGACGAATTTGCTAAAGCTCTCGACGATGTTGGAGAAGGGATTCTTTATAGGCATTTTAAACCAAGGTTCTTGTGGAAGCTGCAAAACTGGATAGGATTCggacaagagaagaagctcaCTGAAGCTAATGCAACTTTTGACCGCGTGTGTGCCAAATACATATCAGccaagagagaagagattaaAAGATCACAAGGGACTTCCAATGGAGGAAGTCAGGATCTTTTAACTTCCTTCATAAAGCTAGACACGACCAAGTACAAGCTCTTGAATCCGAGTGACGATAAGTTCCTTAGAGACAACATCTTAGCTTTCATTCTAGCGGGAAGAGACACAACAGCCACCGCTCTCTCTTGGTTCTTCTGGCTTCTCTCTGAAAATCCACATGTGGTAGCCAAGATTCATCAAGAGATCAACATCAACACTGATCTATCAAGAACAGGAAATAGCCAAGAGAATGTAGACAAGTTGGTGTATTTACATGGTGCGTTGTGTGAAGCAATGAGACTCTACCCACCAGTTTCCTTCGGACGCAAGTCTCCAATCAAATCAGATGTGCTTCCAAGTGGCCATAAAGTTGATGCAAACTCTAAGATTATTATCTGTCTTTATGCATTGGGGAGGATGCGAGCGGTTTGGGGAGAAGATGCATCGCAGTTCAAGCCAGAGAGATGGATTTCGGAGAATGGAGGCATAAAACATGAGCCTTCCTTCAAGTTTTTGTCGTTTAATGCCGGTCCAAGAACTTGTCTAGGTAAACATCTAGCTATGACTCAAATGAAGATAGTGGCAGTGGAGATATTACGAAACTACGACATTAAGGTTCTCCAAGGACAGAAGATTGTGCCAGCTCTTGGTTTTATATTGTCAATGAAACATGGTCTTCAAATCACTGTTACTAAGAGATGTTCTGCTTGA